A genomic segment from Chitinophaga flava encodes:
- a CDS encoding SusC/RagA family TonB-linked outer membrane protein, whose protein sequence is MKKNTVDNCALQRRGLYKLLIFMKFLTLFITVACLHLSAAVRSQSRITLKISQVQLEKALVMLEKTSSYRFVYNDDNLPLHLKVSLDANELSIDKVMGQLLNKTALGYRIIPGNLIVIAPAAIVSKDVVVKGKIITPAGEALPGVTVRLKNTAVGVTTDAKGNFEIKVPENAVLVVSYIGFNQQEVSLNGRDNVTITMEPSKNSMEEVIVVGYGTQKKINVTGAIDQISGKQLAERPIANVMQGLQGVSPGLNITYKGGAPGQTPKINIRGVTSLNDKTDAPLIIIDGITAATDDLLRLNPSDIASISVLRDAASAAIYGARAAFGVILITTKQGTTGGRQSVSYNNYFAKSRRTVMPDAVTDPYIVSRVMETATHNTPWAYVSYSDEYYKWARERSDDPSLPDTRIDPSDPSKWAYMGSNNWNDYFFSKSNFSQYHSISLNGSAETAKKMPVSYLLSADFTDENGLNRLAKDKWDRYGLRNKINIKPLSWLQVDNNLSIYQTKADAPTYKITDVYYLQPTMVAVNPDGTWANTSAGRLAAQLVDGGRTTQTRFGFQNVIRGVASFLNNDLQITGDASFKREQWKYHTDSKKYNIGFGPNDIRQEGGTGYVAENNAMAIHDVYDLYANYHKTLGKDHKIQLLGGFNQESYEWNKLNVTKQGLISSSLPYIALTSGDSKLGTDYTAYAIRSFFGRINYTYKDRYIIEANGRYDGSSRFPSNKRWGLFPSISGAWIASEESFMKGISKQLPTLKIRASYGNLGNQSVSDFGYIQTLPTDLSGYLIGGNINQTIIKSAPNILVDPNNYTWEKVTTANIGTDVGLWGNIVQATFDYYIRNTIGMLSKGVELPAVLGTAPPMQNSADLSTRGWELTLGYHNTFNVGGDPLSFGAKVFVSDDKTKITRFKNDQQLLNTYREGQTLGEIWGLVNDGVFKNKDEIKALDEKAIIPWGALDIVPGWPKYKDLNGDGKIDRGPSTKDPQDLTIIGNSSPRYRFGINLDASWKGFDINVFLQGIAKMDYYPHHYLFWGPYQQPYASIYPWNLDYYRGTADDASLRAQHSQSYIKAGLADANPNGYFPVLQSWLADNNYGSGLDIPQTKYLLNAAYLRVKNLTIGYTLPQSVLKRYRISRLRVFVSGENLFEFSAIKKYLDPESITDGYGWAYPYQRKYAVGINLDL, encoded by the coding sequence ATGAAAAAAAACACAGTGGACAATTGTGCCCTGCAACGGCGGGGCTTGTATAAGCTGTTAATTTTTATGAAATTTCTTACACTATTCATAACGGTAGCCTGCCTGCATCTGAGTGCTGCAGTGCGCTCCCAGTCAAGGATAACGTTGAAGATATCACAGGTACAGCTTGAAAAAGCACTGGTCATGCTGGAAAAGACCAGTAGCTATCGCTTTGTGTACAATGATGATAATCTTCCGTTGCATCTCAAAGTATCGCTGGATGCCAACGAGCTGTCTATCGACAAAGTAATGGGGCAATTGCTGAACAAAACAGCACTGGGGTACCGTATCATTCCGGGTAACCTTATCGTGATCGCTCCTGCAGCCATTGTAAGCAAAGATGTGGTTGTAAAGGGAAAGATCATCACCCCTGCAGGCGAGGCACTTCCCGGCGTTACCGTACGGCTGAAAAATACAGCCGTTGGCGTTACAACAGACGCTAAAGGTAATTTCGAAATAAAAGTGCCGGAAAACGCCGTACTGGTTGTTTCTTACATAGGGTTCAACCAACAGGAGGTTAGTCTTAATGGAAGAGATAATGTGACCATCACTATGGAGCCTTCCAAAAACTCTATGGAAGAAGTGATCGTAGTGGGTTATGGCACCCAGAAAAAAATCAATGTTACAGGCGCCATCGACCAGATCAGCGGAAAACAGCTGGCAGAAAGACCGATAGCCAATGTTATGCAGGGTCTGCAAGGTGTGAGTCCTGGCTTGAATATCACCTACAAAGGCGGTGCTCCCGGCCAGACTCCTAAAATCAATATCCGTGGTGTAACCTCCCTGAATGACAAAACAGATGCACCCTTAATCATTATTGATGGTATCACCGCAGCCACCGACGACCTGCTGCGGCTGAACCCTTCCGACATCGCTTCCATTTCTGTATTGCGCGACGCTGCCTCTGCGGCCATCTATGGTGCCCGTGCTGCTTTTGGCGTGATCCTCATCACCACCAAACAAGGTACCACCGGCGGCCGGCAATCTGTCAGCTATAACAACTACTTCGCGAAATCCCGCCGAACTGTAATGCCGGATGCGGTAACCGATCCTTATATCGTTTCCCGTGTAATGGAAACAGCCACGCATAATACCCCCTGGGCCTATGTGAGCTATTCCGATGAATACTATAAATGGGCCAGAGAAAGGTCGGATGATCCTTCCCTCCCGGATACCCGCATCGACCCCAGCGACCCTTCCAAATGGGCTTATATGGGCAGCAATAACTGGAACGATTACTTCTTCAGTAAGTCTAACTTCTCCCAATACCATAGTATCTCTTTGAACGGCTCCGCTGAAACAGCGAAAAAAATGCCGGTGTCATACCTGCTTTCAGCCGACTTCACCGATGAGAACGGCCTTAACAGACTGGCTAAAGACAAATGGGACCGCTATGGGCTGCGCAATAAAATCAATATTAAACCATTGAGCTGGCTGCAGGTAGACAATAACCTCAGCATATACCAGACCAAAGCGGATGCACCTACCTATAAAATCACCGACGTTTATTACCTGCAACCCACTATGGTGGCGGTAAATCCTGATGGCACCTGGGCCAACACCAGCGCCGGACGCCTGGCAGCACAACTTGTAGACGGCGGCAGGACCACACAAACACGCTTCGGCTTCCAGAACGTAATCAGAGGCGTAGCCTCCTTCCTCAACAACGACCTGCAGATTACCGGTGACGCCAGCTTCAAACGGGAACAATGGAAATATCATACAGACTCCAAAAAATACAATATCGGCTTCGGCCCCAATGATATCCGTCAGGAAGGTGGTACAGGATATGTGGCAGAAAACAATGCCATGGCTATCCACGATGTATATGACCTCTATGCCAACTATCACAAAACCCTCGGCAAAGACCACAAAATCCAGCTGTTGGGCGGCTTTAACCAGGAGAGCTATGAATGGAATAAATTAAATGTTACCAAACAAGGACTTATCTCTTCATCCCTGCCTTATATAGCACTGACCAGCGGTGATAGCAAACTGGGCACCGATTATACAGCCTATGCAATCAGAAGTTTCTTTGGCAGGATCAACTATACCTACAAAGACCGTTATATCATCGAAGCCAATGGCCGCTATGATGGCTCCTCACGCTTCCCTTCCAACAAACGCTGGGGACTCTTCCCTTCCATCTCAGGAGCCTGGATCGCCAGTGAAGAAAGTTTCATGAAAGGTATTTCCAAACAATTACCAACACTTAAAATCAGAGCTTCTTACGGAAACCTGGGCAACCAGAGCGTTAGCGATTTCGGATATATCCAGACACTTCCTACCGATCTTTCCGGTTATCTGATCGGAGGGAATATCAATCAAACCATCATCAAAAGCGCACCGAATATCCTCGTAGATCCCAACAACTATACCTGGGAAAAGGTAACCACAGCCAACATAGGCACAGACGTGGGATTGTGGGGCAACATTGTACAGGCTACTTTTGATTATTATATACGTAATACCATCGGTATGCTGTCGAAAGGTGTGGAGTTGCCGGCAGTACTCGGCACAGCACCTCCCATGCAGAATTCTGCAGACCTCTCTACCCGTGGCTGGGAGCTTACACTTGGCTACCACAATACCTTCAACGTTGGGGGTGACCCACTGAGCTTTGGTGCAAAAGTGTTTGTGTCTGATGATAAGACGAAGATCACCCGTTTCAAAAATGATCAGCAACTGCTGAATACTTACCGGGAAGGACAGACCCTTGGCGAAATCTGGGGCCTTGTTAATGATGGCGTCTTCAAAAACAAAGATGAAATCAAAGCCCTGGATGAAAAAGCGATCATTCCCTGGGGAGCCCTCGATATCGTACCCGGATGGCCTAAATACAAAGATCTCAACGGTGATGGCAAAATTGATCGTGGTCCAAGTACCAAAGATCCTCAGGACCTCACTATCATTGGCAACAGCAGTCCGCGCTACCGTTTCGGCATCAACCTGGACGCCAGCTGGAAAGGTTTTGATATAAACGTTTTCCTGCAAGGCATCGCCAAGATGGATTATTATCCGCACCATTATCTCTTCTGGGGGCCTTATCAACAGCCGTATGCCAGCATTTACCCATGGAACCTCGACTACTACCGCGGTACAGCTGACGATGCTTCCCTGCGCGCACAGCACTCCCAGTCCTATATCAAGGCCGGCCTCGCAGATGCCAATCCAAATGGCTATTTCCCTGTATTACAGTCATGGCTGGCGGACAACAACTATGGCAGCGGCCTGGATATCCCGCAAACAAAATATCTGCTGAACGCGGCCTATCTCCGTGTCAAAAACCTGACGATAGGATATACACTGCCGCAATCTGTTTTAAAACGTTACCGTATCTCACGCTTACGTGTATTTGTCTCCGGTGAAAACCTCTTCGAGTTTTCTGCCATCAAAAAATATCTCGATCCGGAATCCATTACAGATGGCTACGGATGGGCATATCCTTATCAGCGCAAATATGCTGTAGGTATCAATCTTGACCTGTAA
- a CDS encoding RagB/SusD family nutrient uptake outer membrane protein has translation MKKISIIIITGLLLAGTACKKSFFDRYPQDAISPQLFFKSEEDLALYINGLLSMSGTGIYYDDQSSDNMATTAAKEVKNIMTGSPSSKNLPDGWDWARLRNINYFLENYNKAQATQDVKDHYAGMARYYRALFYFGKIKRYSDVPWYGQTMNPNDTAQLYKPCSPRALVVDSMMADLSFAVAHIRSNVPSGTPNVWAAKALFARIALYEGTFRKYHPELNLQATAGRFLDTAINVTQDIIKNGGFTIYNTGNPTQDYATLFSSQDLLQNKEVILAYPYDASKSASSGGTGTVFGDYEQSPARDLVQTYLMKDGTRYTDQPGYDQMQFVQEFQDRDPRLKQTLAWPGFVKAGDNKPYIQRLNKNFSGYHQIKGFTNTTDNIIAGSVDVPMYRYAETLLTYAEAKAEQGSLTQADLDQSINLLRARVQMPPVSLAMAGADPDMILAARYPDVSGPMKGVILEIRRERRVELAMEGYRFDDLMRWHAGKLLTKQPEGLYFPGLGKFDLTGDGVPDIILIDKSADIPTDDKKEKNSLGVNLIYYKAGAFGDNVTVYMKNGTAGGALVTEITPRTFLEPQYYYRPIPYTQMVLNPNLKQIFDWQ, from the coding sequence ATGAAAAAAATTTCCATCATAATAATAACCGGTCTTCTGTTGGCCGGCACTGCCTGCAAAAAATCTTTTTTCGACCGGTATCCGCAGGATGCCATCTCCCCACAGCTCTTTTTTAAATCAGAAGAAGATCTGGCATTGTATATCAATGGTCTGCTCTCTATGTCTGGCACAGGGATCTACTATGATGACCAAAGCAGCGACAATATGGCCACTACCGCTGCCAAAGAAGTCAAAAACATCATGACCGGTTCACCCAGCTCCAAAAATCTGCCTGATGGCTGGGACTGGGCACGTCTGCGCAACATCAATTATTTTCTGGAGAACTACAACAAAGCCCAGGCTACCCAGGATGTAAAAGACCATTATGCAGGCATGGCCAGATATTACCGCGCACTCTTTTATTTCGGTAAAATAAAACGTTATTCAGATGTGCCCTGGTATGGTCAGACAATGAACCCCAATGATACCGCACAACTGTATAAACCCTGTTCCCCGCGGGCGCTCGTAGTAGACAGTATGATGGCAGACCTTAGTTTTGCCGTCGCCCATATACGCAGCAACGTACCTTCCGGTACTCCCAACGTATGGGCCGCCAAAGCACTGTTTGCACGCATTGCACTATACGAAGGCACCTTCCGTAAATACCACCCGGAACTGAATCTGCAGGCCACTGCCGGACGTTTTCTGGATACCGCCATCAATGTAACACAGGATATTATTAAAAACGGCGGTTTCACCATCTATAACACCGGCAATCCTACTCAGGATTATGCCACGCTCTTTAGCAGTCAGGACCTGCTCCAGAACAAGGAGGTGATACTGGCCTATCCTTATGATGCCAGCAAATCCGCCAGCAGCGGCGGTACCGGCACTGTCTTCGGAGACTACGAACAGTCACCTGCCCGCGACCTCGTACAGACTTACCTCATGAAAGATGGTACCCGCTACACCGATCAACCCGGATACGATCAAATGCAGTTTGTACAGGAGTTCCAGGACCGCGATCCCAGATTGAAGCAAACACTGGCCTGGCCCGGTTTTGTAAAAGCTGGTGATAACAAACCATATATCCAGCGTCTGAATAAAAACTTCTCCGGTTACCACCAGATAAAAGGTTTTACCAATACTACCGACAATATTATAGCAGGTAGTGTAGATGTACCAATGTACCGTTATGCTGAAACATTGCTGACTTATGCAGAAGCAAAAGCCGAACAGGGAAGCCTTACACAAGCTGATCTTGACCAATCCATTAACCTGCTGCGGGCCCGCGTGCAAATGCCACCTGTCAGCCTGGCCATGGCCGGTGCAGACCCCGATATGATACTCGCAGCCAGGTATCCTGATGTAAGCGGCCCGATGAAAGGTGTCATCCTTGAAATACGCCGGGAAAGAAGGGTAGAACTGGCGATGGAAGGCTACCGTTTCGATGACCTGATGAGATGGCATGCCGGCAAGCTGCTCACCAAACAGCCCGAAGGCCTGTACTTCCCCGGACTCGGCAAATTTGACCTGACCGGAGATGGTGTTCCGGATATCATCCTGATAGATAAAAGTGCAGATATTCCAACAGATGATAAGAAGGAAAAAAATTCACTGGGCGTAAACCTCATCTACTACAAAGCCGGTGCCTTCGGTGATAACGTGACCGTATATATGAAAAACGGTACCGCCGGCGGTGCACTGGTTACAGAGATCACACCCAGAACATTCCTGGAACCTCAATACTACTACCGTCCGATTCCCTATACCCAAATGGTATTAAATCCTAATCTCAAACAAATTTTTGACTGGCAATAA
- a CDS encoding metallophosphoesterase, producing the protein MNRRDIIKGSGLLAAASLLSPAIKAATTSGSKRKPALTIAHITDVHIAAGDNAPERFIQCLAAVKKQGVDFILNGGDSIMDASYDNVKREQVTELWSIWDRCIETVKPYAVYSCLGNHDMWWKAPSEQDEMYGKPYVVKRLKIPARYYSFTKKGWHFVILDGNNDKISLDEEQFKWLENDLQQLAPGTPTLVMSHYPILGVTPTLVGGGHSDHVKLKNLFYKHKDKVKICLSGHNHLADNALYNGIHYCCNGSMSGFWWGAGDKDSAGKGYYFETPPGYAILRLYEDGQVENEYIAHGY; encoded by the coding sequence ATGAACAGAAGAGATATCATCAAGGGTAGTGGCCTGCTCGCAGCAGCCTCCTTACTATCACCGGCCATAAAGGCCGCAACAACCTCCGGCTCTAAACGCAAGCCGGCACTGACAATTGCCCATATTACGGATGTACACATAGCCGCAGGAGATAATGCCCCCGAACGTTTTATCCAATGCCTTGCAGCCGTAAAAAAACAGGGCGTTGACTTTATCCTCAATGGTGGCGACTCCATCATGGATGCCTCTTATGATAACGTTAAACGGGAGCAGGTAACTGAATTATGGAGCATATGGGACCGATGCATAGAAACCGTAAAACCTTATGCGGTATATAGCTGTCTTGGTAATCATGACATGTGGTGGAAAGCACCGTCAGAACAAGATGAGATGTACGGCAAACCTTATGTAGTTAAACGGCTCAAAATCCCAGCACGTTATTACAGCTTCACTAAAAAAGGCTGGCATTTTGTAATCCTCGATGGCAACAATGATAAAATATCGCTGGATGAGGAGCAGTTCAAATGGCTGGAAAACGATCTGCAGCAACTGGCTCCCGGTACACCTACATTAGTGATGTCGCATTATCCCATCCTGGGTGTAACACCCACACTGGTAGGTGGTGGTCATAGCGACCATGTAAAACTGAAGAACCTCTTCTACAAACACAAGGATAAAGTGAAGATATGTCTCAGTGGTCACAACCACCTTGCCGACAATGCCCTATACAATGGTATTCATTATTGCTGCAATGGTTCCATGTCTGGCTTCTGGTGGGGAGCCGGTGATAAGGATTCTGCCGGCAAAGGATACTACTTCGAGACACCGCCGGGATATGCTATCCTGCGGTTATACGAAGATGGACAAGTGGAGAATGAATATATCGCACATGGATATTGA